The Papio anubis isolate 15944 chromosome 1, Panubis1.0, whole genome shotgun sequence genome window below encodes:
- the GGPS1 gene encoding geranylgeranyl pyrophosphate synthase, translating to MEKTQETVQRILLEPYKYLLQLPGKQVRTKLSQAFNHWLKVPEDKLQIIIEVTEMLHNASLLIDDIEDNSKLRRGFPVAHSIYGIPSVINSANYVYFLGLEKVLTLDHPDAVKLFTRQLLELHQGQGLDIYWRDNYTCPTEEEYKAMVLQKTGGLFGLAVGLMQLFSDYKEDLKPLLNTLGLFFQIRDDYANLHSKEYSENKSFCEDLTEGKFSFPTIHAIWSRPESTQVQNILRQRTENIDIKKYCVHYLEDVGSFEYTRNTLRELESKAYKQIDARGGNPELVALIKHLSKMFKEENE from the exons ATGGAGAAGACTCAAGAAACAGTCCAAAGAATTCTTCTAGAACCGTATAAATACTTACTTCAGTTACCAG gtAAACAAGTGAGAACCAAACTTTCACAGGCATTTAATCATTGGCTGAAAGTTCCAGAGGACAAGCTACAG atTATTATTGAAGTGACAGAAATGTTGCATAATGCCAGTTTACTCATCGATGATATTGAAGACAACTCAAAACTCCGACGTGGCTTTCCAGTGGCCCACAGCATCTATGGAATCCCGTCTGTCATCAATTCTGCAAATTACGTATATTTCCTTGGCTTAGAGAAAGTCTTAACCCTTGATCACCCAGATGCAGTGAAGCTTTTTACGCGCCAGCTTTTGGAACTCCATCAGGGACAAGGCCTAGATATTTACTGGAGGGATAATTACACTTGTCCCACTGAAGAAGAATATAAAGCTATGGTGCTGCAGAAAACAGGTGGACTGTTTGGATTAGCAGTAGGTCTCATGCAGTTGTTCTCTGATTACAAGGAAGATTTAAAACCACTTCTTAATACACTTGGGCTCTTTTTCCAAATTAGGGATGATTATGCTAATCTGCACTCCAAAGAATATAGTGAAAACAAAAGTTTTTGTGAAGATCTAACAGAGGGAAAGTTCTCATTTCCTACTATTCATGCTATTTGGTCGAGGCCTGAAAGTACCCAGGTGCAGAATATCTTGCGCCAGAGAACAGAAAACatagatattaaaaaatactgtgtaCATTATCTTGAGGATGTAGGTTCTTTTGAATACACTCGTAATACTCTTAGAGAGCTTGAATCTAAAGCCTATAAACAGATTGACGCACGTGGTGGGAACCCTGAGCTAGTAGCCCTAATAAAGCACTTAAGTAAGatgttcaaagaagaaaatgaataa